A single Crateriforma conspicua DNA region contains:
- a CDS encoding magnesium chelatase translates to MNAVLAPPKSSNLRQLSETGWQSKTVKREMRDNLTRMLADGQELFPGIVGYEDSVIPEINLAILAGHDMLFLGEKGQAKSKIMRLLPRFLDPWVPYIDHPELPVHEDPHCPITSLGKDLIARHDPEDIPIAWWHRNERYSERLSPGTKFADIIGEIDPAKLTGGVSMGAEEALSFGLIPRMHRGIFAMNELPELDDLVQVGLFNILEERDVQIRGFPIRFDLDIAILFSANPATYNRSGKVIPQLKDRIGSIIQTHYPHDRVEGIEILRQELADDLDGDYPVQVPFFMYQIVEEITAQARHSKYIDQASGVSARFSLANFRNMVASARQRGILHGEKPAVPRISDLGHLYSSALGKLELDLMGSHQMSEKHIIDSIVAQAIETVFGEYVEEHGLAEIAEIFRGGVRVEVGDQLPSSQYAQRLQSVPPAWEKAFEVNASEDQAVRASCVEFVLAGLYAMDKISRSTQFGKIEYEF, encoded by the coding sequence ATGAATGCCGTTTTGGCTCCACCGAAATCATCAAACCTTCGTCAGCTCAGCGAAACCGGTTGGCAATCCAAGACGGTTAAACGCGAAATGCGTGACAACCTGACTCGGATGCTGGCCGACGGTCAAGAACTGTTTCCGGGCATCGTTGGCTATGAAGATTCCGTGATCCCCGAGATCAATCTGGCGATTCTGGCCGGGCACGACATGCTTTTTCTGGGGGAAAAAGGCCAAGCAAAGTCAAAGATCATGCGGTTGTTGCCGCGATTTTTGGATCCATGGGTGCCCTACATCGATCACCCCGAGTTGCCGGTTCACGAAGATCCCCATTGCCCGATCACCTCGCTGGGCAAGGACCTGATTGCACGACACGATCCCGAAGACATCCCGATCGCGTGGTGGCACCGAAACGAACGCTACAGCGAACGTTTGAGCCCCGGAACCAAGTTTGCCGACATCATTGGTGAAATTGACCCGGCCAAGTTGACCGGTGGCGTCAGCATGGGTGCCGAAGAAGCGCTCTCCTTTGGGCTGATCCCTCGCATGCATCGTGGCATCTTTGCCATGAACGAACTTCCCGAGTTGGACGACTTGGTCCAAGTCGGCTTGTTCAACATTCTGGAAGAACGCGACGTTCAAATCCGCGGGTTTCCGATTCGATTCGACTTGGACATCGCCATTCTGTTTTCGGCAAACCCCGCGACCTACAACCGCAGCGGAAAGGTGATACCGCAGCTGAAGGACCGAATCGGATCCATCATCCAGACTCACTACCCACACGATCGTGTGGAGGGGATTGAGATCCTGCGTCAAGAACTGGCCGATGACCTGGATGGTGATTACCCGGTCCAGGTGCCGTTCTTTATGTATCAGATCGTCGAAGAAATCACGGCGCAGGCACGACACAGCAAGTACATCGACCAAGCCTCCGGTGTATCAGCTCGTTTTTCCTTGGCGAACTTTCGCAACATGGTTGCCTCGGCCCGACAGCGTGGCATCCTGCACGGGGAAAAACCCGCCGTGCCGCGAATCAGCGATCTGGGGCACCTTTATTCCAGTGCACTGGGCAAATTGGAATTGGACCTGATGGGTTCGCATCAAATGAGCGAGAAGCACATCATCGATTCGATCGTTGCCCAGGCGATTGAAACCGTTTTCGGTGAATATGTCGAAGAACACGGGTTGGCAGAGATCGCTGAGATTTTCCGCGGCGGTGTCCGTGTCGAAGTCGGCGACCAACTGCCCAGCAGCCAATACGCCCAACGACTGCAAAGCGTACCACCGGCATGGGAAAAGGCTTTCGAAGTCAATGCCAGCGAAGACCAAGCGGTCCGTGCATCGTGCGTGGAATTCGTGCTAGCAGGCCTGTACGCCATGGACAAAATCAGCCGTTCCACGCAGTTCGGCAAAATCGAATACGAATTCTAG
- a CDS encoding vWA domain-containing protein: MRRVGGVIHAYQKYDPVQFPPPSAPPPDLVSSAFEQAMMYGNYRELTEEELANAVRLDPSQIAGLGPSLDMLRAMLEERKRKILETYETYSVQKKARKAFQNAAKRVKVPKKMESLFRQAIHREQPYLLERLWFQAGDDGGDTARGLLNVTERMSDKHQVQELASKYDFTGQQSMSVPKSLEIKEELEKIDELLQQLEQAAETAQIGIIDMDLLSEFAEPGDMQSLEEMRQQVENLVREHAQRQGLEQDKPGGGFRLTPQAYKIFQGKLLQRIFSELQPSRSGRHHGDVIGEGAVELQQTKPYEFGDSVANIDLPQTVTNALLRHGDQRPLRLHSDDIVVHKTRNHPKCATSVIMDMSGSMRYDGQYINVKRMALALQGLITSEYPGDFLRFIEMYTFAKLRAPGEIIELMPKPVTIHDPWVQLKCDMSDDQISEHQIHPHFTNIQHALQLSRKNLANCDTPNRQIVLITDGLPTAHLEDEWLYMLYPPDPRTEAATMREAMLCNKEGITINIFLVPSWSQSEEDIRFARRMAESTGGRVFFTSGNNLDRFVVWDYVNHRREIIG, translated from the coding sequence ATGCGACGAGTCGGCGGCGTCATTCACGCCTACCAAAAATACGATCCCGTCCAGTTCCCACCGCCTTCGGCACCGCCGCCCGACTTGGTGTCGTCGGCGTTTGAACAGGCGATGATGTATGGGAATTATCGTGAACTGACTGAAGAGGAATTGGCCAACGCTGTTCGCTTGGATCCCAGCCAGATCGCGGGCCTTGGTCCCAGCCTGGACATGTTGCGGGCGATGCTGGAGGAGCGCAAACGGAAGATATTGGAGACCTACGAGACGTACTCCGTTCAAAAGAAGGCTCGCAAGGCATTTCAGAACGCGGCCAAACGCGTCAAAGTCCCAAAGAAAATGGAAAGCTTGTTCCGCCAAGCCATTCATCGGGAACAGCCGTATCTTTTGGAACGACTCTGGTTTCAAGCCGGTGACGACGGTGGCGACACCGCCCGAGGTTTGCTGAACGTGACCGAACGGATGTCGGACAAACACCAGGTTCAAGAACTGGCCAGCAAGTACGACTTCACCGGCCAGCAGTCCATGTCCGTCCCCAAATCGCTAGAAATCAAGGAGGAACTGGAAAAGATCGATGAACTGTTGCAGCAATTGGAACAGGCTGCGGAAACGGCGCAGATCGGCATTATCGACATGGATCTGTTAAGCGAGTTTGCCGAACCCGGCGACATGCAATCCTTGGAGGAAATGCGACAGCAAGTCGAAAACTTGGTGCGGGAACACGCCCAACGCCAGGGTCTGGAACAGGACAAGCCTGGTGGCGGATTCCGCTTGACACCCCAAGCTTACAAAATCTTTCAAGGTAAATTGCTGCAGCGTATTTTCAGCGAATTGCAACCATCACGAAGTGGTCGCCACCACGGTGATGTGATTGGGGAAGGTGCGGTGGAACTGCAGCAGACCAAGCCCTATGAATTCGGTGACAGCGTCGCCAACATCGACCTGCCGCAAACCGTTACCAATGCCTTGTTGCGACATGGCGACCAACGACCGCTTCGATTGCACAGCGATGACATCGTCGTTCATAAAACACGCAATCATCCGAAGTGCGCGACCAGTGTCATCATGGACATGTCAGGGTCGATGCGCTACGACGGCCAGTACATCAACGTCAAACGGATGGCCCTGGCCCTGCAGGGATTGATCACCAGTGAATACCCCGGTGACTTTCTTCGCTTCATTGAGATGTATACGTTCGCCAAATTAAGGGCTCCCGGCGAAATCATCGAACTGATGCCCAAACCGGTCACCATCCACGACCCTTGGGTGCAACTGAAATGTGACATGTCCGATGATCAGATCAGCGAACATCAAATTCACCCCCACTTCACCAACATTCAACACGCGTTACAGCTTTCCAGGAAGAACTTGGCAAACTGTGACACTCCCAATCGTCAAATCGTGCTGATCACCGACGGATTGCCCACCGCGCACCTGGAGGACGAATGGTTGTACATGCTGTATCCGCCAGACCCGCGGACCGAAGCGGCCACCATGCGAGAAGCCATGCTGTGCAACAAAGAAGGGATCACCATCAACATCTTCTTGGTCCCCAGTTGGTCACAGAGCGAAGAAGACATCCGCTTTGCGCGTCGGATGGCCGAAAGCACCGGCGGACGCGTCTTTTTCACCAGCGGTAACAATTTGGACCGCTTTGTCGTCTGGGACTATGTCAATCACCGTCGGGAAATCATCGGTTGA
- a CDS encoding TIM barrel protein, with product MTDTTFRQSIMGWCFKPMDELTLAQHAKRIGYSALEGIDRSAYPKVREMGLEISLVSSHGFRQGPVNPENHAMVEAQLVEAIDVAVENGAPNVITFTGMREKGIQDEAATANCLRCWKRVLPYAESKGITLVLEHLNSVDDSHPMKGHPGYFGDDVHRCVDMVRSMDSRNFRLLFDIYHVQVMHGDLIRHIRLYHDFVGHYHTAGNPGRGELDETQEINYPAVITEIRRTGFDGFLAQEFIPTAETPMASLEHAFQICQG from the coding sequence ATGACCGACACGACGTTCCGACAATCCATCATGGGCTGGTGCTTCAAACCCATGGACGAGTTGACTCTGGCGCAACATGCCAAACGCATCGGCTACTCTGCGCTCGAAGGCATCGACCGGTCGGCTTATCCGAAAGTCCGAGAAATGGGCCTCGAGATCAGCCTGGTCAGCAGCCACGGATTTCGCCAGGGGCCGGTGAACCCCGAAAATCACGCCATGGTCGAGGCCCAATTGGTGGAAGCCATCGACGTGGCGGTCGAAAACGGGGCCCCCAATGTCATCACGTTCACCGGAATGCGGGAAAAGGGCATTCAGGATGAAGCCGCTACCGCCAACTGCTTGCGGTGTTGGAAAAGGGTGCTCCCTTACGCAGAAAGCAAGGGGATCACGCTGGTCTTGGAACACCTGAACAGCGTCGACGACAGCCATCCCATGAAGGGCCACCCGGGATACTTTGGCGACGACGTTCACCGCTGCGTCGACATGGTCAGGTCGATGGATTCCCGGAACTTTCGACTACTTTTCGACATCTATCATGTGCAGGTCATGCACGGAGACCTGATCCGTCACATTCGCCTTTATCACGACTTTGTGGGGCATTATCACACGGCAGGAAATCCAGGACGCGGCGAACTGGACGAGACTCAAGAAATCAACTATCCCGCAGTGATAACAGAGATACGGCGGACCGGATTTGACGGATTCTTGGCCCAAGAATTCATCCCCACCGCCGAAACCCCCATGGCGTCGCTGGAACACGCTTTCCAGATTTGCCAGGGATGA
- a CDS encoding DEAD/DEAH box helicase: MSTEEGSTKTPPTRDDVATEYFDLLKYDPYPVQEEALLAYFAEPAEDASDVGEGVLVCAPTGTGKTLIAEAAVYEALRTGKRMYYTTPLIALTDQKLDELRLSAVRWGFDADQVGLVTGNRTVNPQAPVLVVVAEILLNRLLNPEAFDFAEVSSVVMDEFHSFNDPERGIVWELTLGLLPPHVRLLLLSATVGNSMEFTSWLWRSHRRRVKLVQGTERKVPLQYEWVEDEILQGFAEKISAGDDEVRRTPALLFCFSRSQCWTTAEMLKGKKLIDKERQSALADYLDDIDMAQGAGPKLKAILQRGVGVHHAGILPRYRRIVEDLFQRKLLSFCVCTETLAAGINLPARSVVLPSLLKGPRDKKKLVDIASAQQIFGRAGRPQFDDRGYVYSLAHEDDVKINRWREKYDAIPEDTKDPGLLKAKKQLKKKMPKRRSGESYWTESQFLQLQEASAANLASRGRLPWRLLAYLLQRDPDVQPIRDLVASRLLSPKGVENAQKDLNRMLITLWSAGYIELDPKPRPKSATPKSKASDSEQEQPTAGLFGHLLDEMKAQGHDVSSEQADDESENVDQSRGYEVEDYRPDTATPTERLQRLVYLRSINPLYGVYLADQLAIADPNERIATLESVLEVPGTVARLARVPQADEMPPGPLATTRLDSQLLQLGLATPEELGARADEDDDEPVANRGFGRVMFDEPRVWPLTIGEKLLRMFRHEFPRVDDVRVRPVWIVGELLEFGGDFNKYVTSRKLQKEEGILFRHCLRMILLLDEMANVPPLESTIETWEDPLDELAERLTETCKQIDPQSTDEILSPNHQRNDDLLAPGRRK, encoded by the coding sequence ATGAGCACTGAAGAAGGATCCACCAAGACGCCTCCGACCCGCGACGATGTCGCGACGGAGTATTTTGATCTGCTGAAATACGACCCCTATCCGGTCCAGGAAGAGGCATTGCTGGCGTATTTTGCCGAGCCGGCCGAAGATGCATCGGACGTCGGCGAAGGGGTGTTGGTTTGCGCGCCCACGGGCACCGGCAAAACGTTGATCGCCGAAGCCGCCGTCTATGAAGCGTTGCGGACCGGCAAACGGATGTACTACACGACACCGTTGATCGCGTTGACCGATCAAAAACTGGACGAATTGCGTTTGTCGGCCGTTCGTTGGGGATTCGACGCGGATCAAGTCGGGCTGGTCACGGGAAACCGCACGGTCAACCCACAGGCGCCGGTCTTGGTCGTCGTCGCCGAAATCCTTTTAAACCGCCTACTGAATCCAGAGGCCTTCGATTTTGCGGAGGTTTCATCCGTCGTCATGGACGAATTTCATTCGTTCAACGATCCCGAACGTGGCATCGTTTGGGAATTGACATTGGGATTGCTGCCACCCCATGTTCGCTTGCTGTTGTTGTCGGCAACGGTTGGCAATTCGATGGAGTTCACGTCTTGGCTTTGGCGATCGCACCGGCGAAGAGTGAAGCTGGTGCAGGGGACCGAACGAAAGGTCCCGCTGCAGTATGAGTGGGTCGAAGACGAGATCTTACAAGGTTTTGCCGAAAAGATTTCCGCGGGAGACGATGAGGTTCGGCGAACGCCTGCGTTGCTGTTCTGTTTCAGTCGGTCCCAATGTTGGACGACCGCCGAAATGTTGAAAGGCAAAAAGCTGATCGACAAAGAACGTCAATCAGCTTTGGCTGATTATCTGGATGACATCGACATGGCCCAGGGCGCCGGACCCAAATTAAAAGCGATTCTGCAGCGAGGCGTTGGCGTGCACCATGCCGGAATCTTGCCACGCTATCGGCGTATCGTCGAAGATTTGTTCCAACGCAAGTTGCTTTCGTTTTGTGTGTGCACCGAAACCCTGGCCGCGGGCATCAATCTGCCGGCCCGCAGCGTGGTTTTGCCCAGTCTGCTTAAGGGACCCCGGGACAAAAAGAAACTGGTCGATATCGCATCCGCGCAGCAAATCTTTGGACGCGCCGGACGCCCACAATTCGACGATCGCGGTTACGTGTATTCGCTGGCGCACGAAGACGATGTGAAGATCAATCGCTGGCGGGAAAAGTACGATGCGATTCCCGAAGACACCAAAGATCCGGGCTTGCTGAAAGCGAAAAAGCAACTGAAGAAAAAGATGCCTAAACGTCGGTCCGGCGAATCGTACTGGACCGAATCGCAGTTTTTGCAGCTTCAAGAGGCGTCCGCCGCTAATCTGGCCAGCCGTGGGCGTTTGCCGTGGCGATTATTGGCGTACTTGCTGCAGCGAGATCCGGACGTCCAGCCCATACGTGATCTGGTGGCCAGTCGTTTGCTGTCGCCCAAAGGTGTTGAAAACGCCCAGAAAGATCTGAACCGCATGTTGATCACGCTGTGGTCGGCCGGCTACATCGAATTGGATCCCAAACCACGGCCTAAATCGGCCACTCCCAAATCCAAAGCGTCGGATTCCGAACAGGAACAACCCACGGCCGGCTTGTTTGGCCATCTGTTGGATGAAATGAAGGCCCAGGGGCATGACGTGTCGTCGGAACAGGCCGATGATGAATCCGAAAACGTCGACCAAAGCCGTGGTTACGAAGTTGAAGATTATCGGCCCGATACCGCGACGCCGACCGAACGTCTGCAACGCTTGGTGTATCTGCGAAGCATCAATCCGTTGTACGGCGTCTATCTGGCCGATCAGCTGGCGATTGCTGACCCCAACGAACGCATCGCGACGCTGGAAAGCGTTTTGGAAGTGCCCGGTACCGTGGCAAGATTGGCTCGAGTGCCGCAAGCCGATGAAATGCCGCCGGGCCCCTTGGCGACCACGCGATTGGATTCCCAGTTATTGCAGTTGGGCTTAGCGACGCCGGAAGAATTGGGTGCCCGCGCCGACGAAGACGATGACGAACCGGTCGCCAACCGTGGGTTTGGTCGCGTCATGTTTGATGAACCTCGCGTGTGGCCACTGACGATCGGCGAAAAGCTGCTACGGATGTTTCGACACGAGTTTCCACGTGTGGATGACGTTCGTGTCCGGCCTGTTTGGATCGTCGGCGAACTGTTGGAATTCGGCGGCGATTTCAACAAATACGTGACCTCGCGCAAGTTACAGAAAGAAGAAGGCATTCTGTTTCGACATTGCCTGCGAATGATCTTGTTGCTTGATGAAATGGCAAACGTCCCGCCGTTGGAATCGACGATCGAAACTTGGGAAGACCCGTTGGACGAATTGGCCGAACGTTTGACCGAAACTTGCAAGCAGATTGATCCGCAAAGCACTGACGAGATCCTCAGCCCCAACCATCAGCGAAACGATGACCTGTTGGCTCCGGGGCGACGCAAGTGA
- a CDS encoding DinB family protein, whose product MNAKDAIRYSMQLSDQVFKSYLSDFDDGEIMNRPGEGCNHIAWQLGHLISSEVHLLQQACPGQGIELPDGFAEAHSKEQVGCDDQTKFHSLGEYLELYDQARAASAKALDAMSDDQLSAAGPEAMREFCPTVGSLFTLIATHPMMHAGQIVPIRRRLNKPILF is encoded by the coding sequence ATGAATGCAAAAGACGCGATTCGATATTCGATGCAACTGAGCGACCAAGTCTTCAAGTCGTACCTATCTGATTTTGACGATGGCGAAATCATGAATCGTCCGGGCGAAGGTTGTAATCACATCGCCTGGCAGTTGGGACATTTGATTTCATCGGAAGTCCATCTGCTGCAGCAAGCTTGTCCAGGGCAGGGCATTGAACTACCCGACGGCTTTGCCGAAGCCCACAGCAAAGAACAGGTGGGTTGTGACGACCAAACCAAGTTTCATTCGCTGGGTGAATACCTGGAGCTTTATGACCAAGCCCGCGCCGCTTCGGCCAAAGCACTTGATGCGATGTCGGACGATCAACTCAGCGCCGCGGGCCCCGAAGCGATGCGGGAATTTTGCCCGACCGTCGGGAGCCTTTTTACCTTGATTGCCACGCACCCCATGATGCATGCGGGACAGATCGTGCCGATTCGTCGACGACTGAACAAGCCGATTCTGTTTTAA
- a CDS encoding carboxylesterase family protein, whose protein sequence is MNRIWFFVWSVILCGATLLRPTFVAAEQLVLLRNGMELRGNYIEIPTIDKNAFSGGGTTGGGALTIAMIDDGLKRTYVHRRGMVVRVNQIDPRGQAIEIWQPKHGSGTPVGGLGRIYGVSPLNAHGRREIFIRGPKGDTEAVLQGITELTPRYASLEALTGRPSYKWDMRVATSTISSDSLRSLFGSIFDQQSREERLKAVRFFISTERYADAKEELQRIKKDFPDANDGLDLDASITEMSEQIAMQYLQEAQTRLDAGQPQLASDILNRIPVGELSRERRLQVSDAKAAMTSQQQRVDEVRERLTEQVAQLPQHSADALQTWLDELARDFNPATLDRLSDYLRLGELDNLPLESRVALAVSGWIMGGGSGEQNLKVATSLIEVRDLVVEYLGETTARRRTEILDRINRLEGGQPEYIARMLPLIPPALTYPDRAFVEDRVGLIAWPPQAQTDAPEIDSDPVTTDFQYEVQLPPEYDPRRSYPCIVALHPAGGSPRQQIIWWAGQYNEGLQQRVGLGSRHGFVVVAPRWNRPGQRSYEYTATEHHRVLSALRHAMRRVSIDSDRVFIAGHGHGGTAAWDIAVSHPDHWAGLIAISGEPDKTILHYDKNSRYIPKYFVIGEIDGSPPPLARNGAIYDDYLKPNDDSVVVEYRGRGNEHFFEESPDLFQWMQLSSHRRPAIPRDLELATMRPTDNYFWWLELNQMNDAVLVDPVLWENVRRAGSIDSKVNEGNQIRVKGPAKEFRIGLTPDMGIDLAEPIIVRYGTNSRASFDYDGGVQSMLDDVRSRADRRRPFWMFIQIP, encoded by the coding sequence ATGAATCGGATCTGGTTCTTCGTTTGGTCTGTCATCCTTTGCGGTGCCACCCTGCTTCGCCCCACATTCGTGGCTGCGGAACAGTTGGTCCTGCTGCGCAACGGCATGGAACTGCGTGGCAACTATATCGAAATCCCCACGATCGACAAAAACGCGTTTTCCGGCGGCGGGACCACCGGCGGCGGTGCGCTGACCATCGCGATGATCGACGACGGACTGAAACGAACTTACGTGCATCGACGCGGCATGGTCGTTCGCGTCAATCAGATCGATCCACGTGGTCAAGCCATCGAGATCTGGCAGCCCAAACACGGCAGCGGGACTCCCGTCGGTGGTTTGGGTCGCATCTATGGCGTCAGCCCGCTGAACGCCCATGGACGCCGTGAGATTTTTATCCGCGGTCCCAAGGGCGATACCGAAGCCGTGCTGCAAGGCATCACCGAATTGACGCCGCGTTACGCCAGCTTGGAAGCATTGACCGGTCGACCGTCCTACAAGTGGGACATGCGAGTGGCGACGTCGACCATCAGCAGCGATTCACTGCGAAGCTTGTTCGGTTCCATCTTTGACCAACAAAGTCGTGAAGAACGATTGAAGGCGGTTCGCTTTTTCATCTCCACCGAACGCTACGCCGACGCGAAAGAAGAACTTCAGAGGATCAAGAAGGACTTTCCCGACGCCAATGACGGCTTGGATCTTGATGCCAGCATCACCGAAATGTCCGAACAAATCGCGATGCAGTATTTGCAGGAAGCACAAACGCGATTGGATGCCGGACAACCCCAGCTGGCTTCCGACATTTTGAACCGAATTCCCGTCGGCGAACTAAGCCGTGAACGTCGGCTGCAGGTGTCCGATGCAAAGGCGGCCATGACGTCGCAGCAGCAGCGTGTCGATGAAGTCCGCGAGCGTTTGACCGAGCAAGTCGCCCAATTGCCACAGCATTCCGCCGACGCGCTTCAGACATGGCTGGATGAATTGGCCCGGGACTTTAACCCGGCAACGCTGGATCGACTCAGCGACTATCTCCGCCTGGGTGAACTGGACAATTTGCCGCTCGAAAGCCGAGTCGCGCTTGCGGTCAGCGGCTGGATCATGGGCGGTGGTTCGGGTGAACAGAACCTGAAGGTCGCCACTTCACTGATCGAAGTCCGTGACTTGGTCGTAGAGTACTTGGGGGAAACGACCGCCCGGCGACGCACGGAAATCCTGGATCGCATCAATCGCCTGGAAGGTGGCCAACCTGAATACATCGCTCGGATGCTTCCGCTGATTCCACCGGCACTGACGTATCCGGATCGAGCATTTGTCGAAGATCGTGTCGGTTTGATCGCGTGGCCACCACAGGCACAAACGGATGCACCGGAGATCGATTCAGATCCGGTGACCACCGATTTTCAGTACGAAGTCCAATTGCCGCCGGAATACGATCCCCGACGTTCTTATCCTTGCATCGTTGCATTGCATCCGGCCGGTGGAAGCCCGAGACAACAGATCATTTGGTGGGCAGGCCAGTACAACGAAGGCCTGCAACAGCGTGTCGGCTTGGGGTCCCGTCACGGATTTGTTGTGGTCGCGCCGCGATGGAATCGACCAGGTCAGCGCAGTTATGAATACACCGCGACCGAACACCATCGCGTCCTGTCGGCGTTACGTCACGCGATGCGTCGCGTGTCGATCGATTCGGATCGCGTCTTCATTGCCGGCCACGGCCACGGCGGCACCGCCGCGTGGGACATCGCGGTGTCGCATCCGGATCACTGGGCCGGGCTGATCGCCATCAGCGGTGAACCAGACAAGACGATTCTGCACTATGACAAGAATTCGCGTTACATCCCCAAGTACTTTGTGATCGGGGAAATCGACGGCAGCCCGCCTCCCTTGGCACGCAACGGTGCCATTTATGACGACTACTTGAAACCCAATGACGATTCAGTCGTGGTTGAATACCGTGGCCGCGGCAACGAACATTTCTTCGAAGAATCGCCCGACTTGTTTCAATGGATGCAGTTGTCTTCGCATCGCCGCCCCGCCATTCCGCGTGATCTGGAACTGGCCACCATGCGACCGACCGACAACTATTTTTGGTGGCTGGAATTGAACCAAATGAACGATGCGGTTCTGGTTGATCCGGTGCTGTGGGAAAACGTTCGTCGCGCCGGTTCCATTGATTCCAAGGTTAATGAAGGGAATCAGATCCGCGTCAAAGGACCAGCCAAAGAGTTTCGGATCGGTTTGACCCCGGACATGGGAATCGACTTGGCCGAACCGATCATCGTCCGCTATGGCACCAACAGCCGTGCGTCGTTCGATTATGACGGTGGTGTGCAATCCATGCTGGATGATGTCCGTAGTCGTGCGGATCGACGTCGTCCATTTTGGATGTTCATTCAAATTCCCTGA